The genomic DNA GGAAGCTTGGAGTACTGGGCCAACGCTTCGTCGGGAACGCCGAATCCTGCGCCGAACGCCCGCACCCAGTCTTCGAGCGCCTCACGCGTGCGCACCCGCTCGACCGTCACGCCGGCCGGGACCGGCGCCGTTCCGGACAGCGCAGCGAGATCCGCCGCCATGGCGAGGTCCCGGTTCCGGAGGGCAAATTCGTGCGCGGCAAGACGCGGCGCCAGATCGGGCGGCCGGCTGGAAGGCATCACCCACCACACCATGAGCCAGCCGCGCTCTCGAAACCGGGACACCACGGACTCGATCTCTCGATCCGCATCCCGGGATGCGAGACGCGTGCGGACCACGCCGTTGTAGAAGCGGAGCGGAGTGCCGGTGGACACCCACGTGAGCCGCGGGTCCTCGTGAACCGCTCCGCCGGCCTGGCGTACGTAGGCCACGGCGGCGGCCGCGAGACCGCGCTCGATGACGCCGGCGATCGCCTGCGGAGACTGCTTAGACGGACGACCGGCCGTTCGCGTCGTCTCCCCGGGCGCGGGCGGAGCGCGGCGCCCGGGAGCCGTGCGCCGTGGATTCGGCGCTCCTGGCGGCGGCCACCCCGTCTGCCGCGGGG from bacterium includes the following:
- a CDS encoding GNAT family N-acetyltransferase, whose translation is MAYVRQAGGAVHEDPRLTWVSTGTPLRFYNGVVRTRLASRDADREIESVVSRFRERGWLMVWWVMPSSRPPDLAPRLAAHEFALRNRDLAMAADLAALSGTAPVPAGVTVERVRTREALEDWVRAFGAGFGVPDEALAQYSKLPLSVAPADSAFRYYLARADGAPVATALWYPAADAAVIDEVATIPAMRRRGIGTAITSAALRDARATGYHTAVLVASEAGAGVYRRIGFASYGPRYIYLRPNPGP